The sequence CTCGCAGGGCTCGGCCATGCGCGGCGAGACGACCGCATGGCTGCAGCACTTCGCCCTCGAGGGTGTGGCACTGCTTCGCATCGCCGAGCGGCTGGGCCTGTCGCCGGCGCACGACTTCTTGCACTGCCCCGACGTCCTGCGCACCGATTCACCGTTCGTGTTCGATCCCAACGCGTGGATGCAGCCCGACTTCCGACCCACGACGAGGTCGACGCCATGAGCGGCGCCACGCAAGACGCTGGCCCGTGGGACGTGCTCGAGGCCCACATGGACGGTGCCGAGCTGTGCTGCAGCGACTGGGCCGCGGCGCTCGACAACCCCTGCTACGTGCTCGACGAGCTGGCGGAGATCGTCGAGCAGCGATTGCTCGCACACGTCGACGCGCTCGAGATCGGCGGCCCCCCGGTCGCCGAGCGCCTCCTCGCGCCGGCGCTCGGCGACGACGCCACACCGGCGCGCGCGACGGCGGCAGCCCTGGTCGCGCTGTGCACCAAGTCGATCGAACCCTCGCGGACGCTCGTCGCCAGCCTCGCAGCGCACTCGGGCCCAGCCCTGCTCGGCGTCGCGACCGCGCTCGCGATGGCGGCCCGACGCGAGCTCTCGGCGCAGCTGGTCGAGGTCGTCGGGGCACTCGCAGACGATCGGCTCACCACGTTGGTGCCCGCGCTCGCGCGCGGCGGCTATGACACCGCGAAGGCCATCGATGCCGCGCTCACGGCCGCAGACCCCGAGCTCCGCATCGTCGGTGCGCGCGCCACCCTCGGTGCCGATCGTCGCTTGCAGCCGTGGATCGAGCGCGCGATCGCATCGGACGACGAGGCGCTCCGCGTCGCCGCCCTACCGAGCGGCCTGGTGCTCGGCGCCAAGGGGGCCGCAGGGCTCACGGCCGAGCTGGCGCTACGATCGAAGACCGTCCACCGTGACGCGCTGTGCTGGCTCGCGCTCGTGGGCGACCGTTCGACCGTCGCGGCGCTGTGCAAGCGCGTCGATGATGCGGCCGCACGACCGGACGTCCTGTGGGCACTGGGGTTCTCCGGCATGACGATCGCGGCCGACGCCTGCGTGGCGTGGTTGGCGGACGAGAAGCTCGGAGCACTGGCAGCCGACTCCTTCGCCGCCATCACCGGGCTCGATCGCTCCGATCGCCGCTGGTGGGCGCCCCCCGCCGCGGTGCCCAGTGACGATGACGAGGCCGCGCGCGCCGGTGTGCCGGCCGGGCTGCCGCTGCCGGTGCCCGACACCGTCGCGCGATGGTGGTCACAGCACCGGGTGCAGTTCATGCTCGACCAGCGCTACGTGCTCGGGCGGCAGCTCGATCCCAAGGGGCTCATCCACGCGCTGCGCCACGAGTCGCTGCCTCGTCGGCACGTTCGTGCGCTCGATCTACTGATCCGAACGCAGGGCCGTGCCCACGTCCACACGCGCACCCTGAGCGGGGTCCAGCGCCGTGAGATGGCGGCGCTGGCCGGCGCGCTGTGAGCGACGGTCACTTCGCCGCGCTGCCATCGCCCTTCAGCCGTGCGGCGATCCGCACCAGCTGGAGGAACTCGCGGCGATCGCCGTCGCGGTCCTCGCCCACGGCCCCCTTGGCCAGATCGATGGCGTGGCGCCACGACGCGGTGCCGGCGTACTTCGAGTCGCGCAGCAGCAGACCGAACTCGGCGACCGCGGCCGCGAAGCGGGAAGTCCTCGCTCGGCGCGTGACCGGTGCGAGCGCGCACGGGCAGGCTGATGGCCTGGCTGTCGTCGGCGTCGGGCTGCTTGTAGCGCACCTTCAAGGTCATCAGCTCGCCGCTGGTGGCGGCGCGGGACTCGGCGCGGCCACCCTGGTACTTCAGCGGGTCGACCTTGGCCGTGACCTCCTCCGCGCCGACCGGCACCACCTCGTACAGCGCGGTGACCTCGTGGCCGGCTCCGACCTCGCCGGCGTCCTTGGTATCGTCGTTGAAGTCCTGGTGCGCGAGCAGGCGGTTCTCGTAGCCGATGAGCCGATACGACGCGACCTCGGCGGGGTTCCACTCGACCTGGACCTTCACGTCCTTCGCCACCGTCACCAGCGTGGCGTCGACCTCGCGCAGCAACACCTTCTCGGCCTCGCGCTCGCCGTCGATGTACGCGTAGTTGCCGTTGCCGTGGTCGGCCAGCGCCTCCATCGACGCATCGTCGAGGTTGCCGGTGCCAAAGCCGAGCACGCTGAGGAACACGCCGGTGTCGCGCTTGTCCTCGATCAGCTCGACCAGGGCGCCCAAACTGCTGACACCGATGTTGAAGTCGCCATCGGTCGCCAGGATGATGCGGTTGACGGCACCCGGGTGGAAGTTGCGCTCGGCCAGCTCGTACGCCGCGATGATGCCCTCGCTGCCGTTCGTGCCGCCACCCGACTCGAGCTGCGAAAGCGCCGACAGCACCGCGCGCGGG is a genomic window of Deltaproteobacteria bacterium containing:
- a CDS encoding VWA domain-containing protein, which gives rise to MHRFKLLATSLLLCALPGCAKESIYDASAAVPGYGVSMEGSVAPVSQPPFNTEAYAELHENDFVAVADDPRSTFSIDVDTASYSNTRRFLRDRMLPPAAAVRLEELINYFDYDYEQPAGDAPVAVAAEVAPCPWQPGHLLVHVGLQGRELVGDTPPRNLVFLLDVSGSMGEPDKLPLLKHAMSLLARQLREQDRVSIVVYAGASGVVLEPTNDPRAVLSALSQLESGGGTNGSEGIIAAYELAERNFHPGAVNRIILATDGDFNIGVSSLGALVELIEDKRDTGVFLSVLGFGTGNLDDASMEALADHGNGNYAYIDGEREAEKVLLREVDATLVTVAKDVKVQVEWNPAEVASYRLIGYENRLLAHQDFNDDTKDAGEVGAGHEVTALYEVVPVGAEEVTAKVDPLKYQGGRAESRAATSGELMTLKVRYKQPDADDSQAISLPVRARTGHAPSEDFPLRGRGRRVRSAAARLEVRRHRVVAPRHRSGQGGRGRGPRRRSPRVPPAGADRRTAEGRWQRGEVTVAHSAPASAAISRRWTPLRVRVWTWARPCVRISRSSARTCRRGSDSWRSAWMSPLGSSCRPST